The DNA sequence TAATACCAGTCTTTTCACCTTCATATGGACCTCTGTTATTAGCATCATAAACTTGTCTAACTGATTTAAGTTTCTTTTGTGCCTTTTCATAttgttttctctttttaaCTCTAGAATTTCtatattctttctttctatgAGGCGTAAGACCTTTGTTTTtaagaatttgataattaatTGCTCTTTTACCATCTTGACCAACTGATTCTTGTAATTCTGCCAATTTACCTTCTTTAGCAGCTTTAATTGCAGCTTCATGAGCTGATTTTCTAGAttgtttcttgtttaatttaTGTTGTTTCActgattgataataattgtcATTTTGTTCAAACccttcatcattatcattatcattatcatcatcatcattgatATTATCTGATATATTTTCATCGTCTTGTTTTTGTAATCCTCTTTTCCTTGCCTCTTCAAGTAGACGTTGTTGTCTTTCAAATAATCTTTCTTTATATGGAACGTCCATATCACCAGAATATGATTGGTCTTTTTTAGCAGCAgctttatcaattttagaAGTGTAAAATCTTAATGTCTTCTTACGACGTTGTTTATCTTCCatatcaatatcttcaATATCAGCTTCTGTGAAATCATCACCATGCCTTTTAGAAACatgtttaataattctttgtGAATTGGCATCAATGTCAAGATCATCtgattgattttctttttcctcttcttcttgttcttcttcttcttcttcttcttcttcaatttctgaTATTTCTTCATCCTCAGATTGTTCTTCCTTagcatcaacaaaattttCTTCGTCATCAATATCACTAGAAACAACATCTGAAACATATACTTTAACATCATccattttgatttcatcGGGTAACTCATTTGCCTGTCTCCAAATTTCTCTAGAACTCAATATAGTTTCCATAATTGGATTGTCTTTCATAGATACAAAtgattcttcattattcaaattatcaacaaatatGGCAAAATATGATGATATGGCCCCTAAATAGGCTGATAATGCCacaatttttgtttctatGGATCGATTTTTATCCTctattttttgtaaatcttCTAATTTAACTTTCAAAATgtttaattctttcaataatggGATAAACTCAGGAAATGATTGTTGAagtaatttcaatttatcattatcttcCAAGTTTTCAATAGAACTATtactttcaataataagttgttgttgcagttGTTGGGTTGTTGACAATGATTCTTTATTGTCATATGAATCGGCTTTTTTCTGCCAATCTTCCATcatttcttcatctaaATAATCATCCATCGctaattcttgtaaatgTTTCTTCTGTTGTCTCAATGCTTCTTCTGTCATTTGTTTagcatcttcatcatcacttACATCATCTCCTCCATAATAATTCTGTCTTCCTCCCCATCCTTTTccctcttcttcttctacttcCTCTTcatcctcttcttcttcatcctcttcatcatcattgtaGCCTGAATTTTCTTGATCATCTTCGTCATCCTCACtatcttcttctacttgcatgacttcttcttcagaatcatcatcttcagaTTGGTCATCACGTCCATATTCTCCAGCTTCATCTAATAATATCTTTTCCCTATTGGCATTAAATGAGTCAACTTCATCAAGTTCAACCTCTTCTTCATTGACAGTTgtatttctatttcttctgGCCATAGTTggttatatttttatatagAATTGGATGtaataaatccaaaaacTCATctcattaaaaaaaaaaaaaaaaaatttatagacagttctctctctctcttttcTTCTGGACTAGTTTACGTACGCACTTTGATTCTGTGtcaagtaataataatttttcaaaccTGTGTGATGAGACAGacataatatcaatttttttttttttctctctctctttctctctttctttaaaaGTAAACTCTTTCCATTGGCACTATCAATACTGATCGTTCTCTGTCtcttaaataaaataaagaatGTCTAATCGATTGGAATCATTAAATCCCAGAAAGCcattatcttcatcttcatcttcatcttcaggATCGAAATCGGCGGCAAAATTCAAACCAAAAGTCGttcaaagaaaatctaAAGAAGAACGTGCCAAAGTTGCACCTACAATCAAACAAGAACCACAAACAAGACAACCATTACCAAATAGTAGGGGTCGTGGAGGTGCCagaggaagaggaggaCGTAATAATTATGCTGGCACTCATATGGTTTCCAATGGGTTTTTATCTGCAGGTGCCGTCTCTATAGGAAACTCTAGTGGTTCAAAATTGGGTTTGACAAGTGATATGATATATAATAGTAATGGTGATTTATCGTCTTCATCAACTCCTGATTTCATTGccaattttaaatcaaaacaaaaagctTCTACTCCTGGTGCTCAAtctgatgaagatgaagaagacgacgatccaacaaaaattaacaTGACTCAGAAATATCGATTCAACGAAGAGGATACTGTGTTATTCCCAGTACGTCCATTTAGAGATGATGGAATTACTAGAgtagaaaatgaaattactATGCCTGATGTTGAAATCAAACAAGAGCCAAATGATAGTACTGCAGAAAGTACACCAATGCCTATTTCATTAACTCAAAGTCGAGAAACAACTGTCAAGagtgaattaattgaagaaaaaatagaacaaataaaagaaaccaaatcCAAACtcgaaaagaaaattgcTCAAGGTGGCGATTCATTTGTGTCAGAAGAAACTGATAAAATCATTTCTgatcatcaacaaatattAGATATCTTGACTGGGAAACTTGATAAGTTATCCACCAAAACAGAAGATGTGCatccaaaacaaaaacaaatgcaacaagataatgatgatgatgatatcGATGATATCGATGATATTGACGTTGAActagaaaatgaaaagaaagaaacatACTTTGACGACCA is a window from the Candida dubliniensis CD36 chromosome 4, complete sequence genome containing:
- a CDS encoding DNA-directed RNA polymerase III subunit, putative (Similar to S. cerevisiae RPC53), which encodes MSNRLESLNPRKPLSSSSSSSSGSKSAAKFKPKVVQRKSKEERAKVAPTIKQEPQTRQPLPNSRGRGGARGRGGRNNYAGTHMVSNGFLSAGAVSIGNSSGSKLGLTSDMIYNSNGDLSSSSTPDFIANFKSKQKASTPGAQSDEDEEDDDPTKINMTQKYRFNEEDTVLFPVRPFRDDGITRVENEITMPDVEIKQEPNDSTAESTPMPISLTQSRETTVKSELIEEKIEQIKETKSKLEKKIAQGGDSFVSEETDKIISDHQQILDILTGKLDKLSTKTEDVHPKQKQMQQDNDDDDIDDIDDIDVELENEKKETYFDDQYILFQLPKHLPTYIQPKSAVKLEPGVKSIEVDEPVTEEEISKLATNNSKLRGKIGNINIHQSGKITIDLGNGIRLNVTKGAPTDFLQELALIEMNPPSKPEDNEEEDVQMVDDDGRSITGKVVRLGIVNDKIIATPCIQ
- a CDS encoding SSU processome component SAS10 (Similar to S. cerevisiae SAS10;~In S. cerevisiae: component of the small (ribosomal) subunit (SSU) processosome required for pre-18S rRNa processing; essential nucleolar protein that, when overproduced, disrupts silencing), whose protein sequence is MARRNRNTTVNEEEVELDEVDSFNANREKILLDEAGEYGRDDQSEDDDSEEEVMQVEEDSEDDEDDQENSGYNDDEEDEEEEDEEEVEEEEGKGWGGRQNYYGGDDVSDDEDAKQMTEEALRQQKKHLQELAMDDYLDEEMMEDWQKKADSYDNKESLSTTQQSQQQLIIESNSSIENLEDNDKLKLLQQSFPEFIPLLKELNILKVKLEDLQKIEDKNRSIETKIVALSAYLGAISSYFAIFVDNLNNEESFVSMKDNPIMETILSSREIWRQANELPDEIKMDDVKVYVSDVVSSDIDDEENFVDAKEEQSEDEEISEIEEEEEEEEEQEEEEKENQSDDLDIDANSQRIIKHVSKRHGDDFTEADIEDIDMEDKQRRKKTLRFYTSKIDKAAAKKDQSYSGDMDVPYKERLFERQQRLLEEARKRGLQKQDDENISDNINDDDDNDNDNDEGFEQNDNYYQSVKQHKLNKKQSRKSAHEAAIKAAKEGKLAELQESVGQDGKRAINYQILKNKGLTPHRKKEYRNSRVKKRKQYEKAQKKLKSVRQVYDANNRGPYEGEKTGIKKGLSRSVKLV